The following proteins are encoded in a genomic region of Xenopus laevis strain J_2021 chromosome 3L, Xenopus_laevis_v10.1, whole genome shotgun sequence:
- the LOC121401120 gene encoding transmembrane 7 superfamily member 3-like, with amino-acid sequence MRQCLESCKDMKYPRDKFKVILVRDEKNEEDVYMMETFKKVFHGEDVGTYPSSHIENLLDRASTLESKQKNLVKRLKRESERETGGRLVLAEGAGLDPEAETERIGRWQRVQSWSRRAGIVQCWAGEMRRPTPSKLLLCLCVYGWRDLSVSSAGLLEVSIGQFTDLRLNHTAPTEILLRNIPVNVSFVLFHVHTLYQNVTVSLSKIPTANDSETGSDAGLLNELRPVQTNCSWYLASSDLNQLLATAVTVPYGEKDPVPGACNVEFSLDVDPNVYLRYNLYETVITFAPANLGSARGNNAPPCDIKREQETRWRLLYDIYQYFLPENNLSDTVLLAHLHRMSMVQAIMSNGIKLLTLNSEQMTKVSFSSIPGQGVIYNVIVRDPLLNTSAAYVPVHTYACNFTNVMDNCYTLGKASTRVFFTFCALFGLFICFFGHQFLKTEFFFMGFIIVGFLIFILLTRVTVMGYDGLLGVTSASGIIGGLLFVGFWWRFGCPHVCLLLVGLVLGFLTASIVFFTPIGDYGTFHDDTVFWLTFACISLVVPVAFLVSAKTLNIFTCSVVGSYTLVLAVDSYVFTSLTYITLNIVKRAVNQEFSSVYTSVPFQTNDFIMIALWVVLYVSGVATQLYREREKTPFPPTPYLLWIRDRERRKTNVLDPSYHLPPLRERILIRLAQFRDFFRRDQPTGERSPLLL; translated from the exons ATGAGGCAGTGCTTGGAGTCCTGCAAGGATATGAAGTACCCCAGGGACAAGTTCAAAGTCATCCTGGTCAGAgatgaaaagaatgaagaagatgTTTACATGATGGAGACCTTCAAGAAAGTCTTCCATGGGGAAGATGTAGGCACCTAT CCTTCTTCTCACATTGAGAATCTACTGGATAGGGCTTCCACACTGGaaagt AAACAGAAGAATCTCGTGAAGAGACTCAAGCGAGAGAGTGAGCGGGAAACGGGAGGGAGACTTGTCCTGGCCGAGGGGGCGGGGCTTGATCCGGAAGCGGAGACTGAGAGGATTGGCAGGTGGCAGCGGGTGCAGAGCTGGAGCAGGAGGGCCGGGATTGTTCAGTGCTGGGCCGGGGAGATGAGGCGCCCGACTCCCTCAAAGCTGcttctgtgtctctgtgtttatGGCTGGAGGGACTTGTCTGTATCTTCTGCGG GGCTACTGGAAGTCTCTATTGGTCAGTTCACAGACCTGAGACTGAATCACACGGCTCCGACTGAGATCCTTCTGCGGAACATTCCGGTTAACGTGTCCTTCGTTCTCTTCCACGTGCACACGCTCTACCAGAATGTGACAGTTTCGCTCAGCAAG ATTCCCACTGCAAATGATTCAGAAACCGGCAGCGACGCAGGATTACTGAATGAACTCCGGCCCGTACAGACCAACTGCAGCTGGTACTTGGCATCCTCCGACCTCAACCAGCTGCTGGCAACGGCGGTGACTGTTCCATATGGAGAGAAAG ATCCAGTTCCGGGGGCGTGTAACGTGGAGTTCAGTTTAGATGTTGATCCGAACGTTTATCTGCGATATAATCTCTATGAAACGGTCATCACTTTTGCACCAGCCAATCTGGGATCTGCCAG AGGGAACAATGCGCCTCCCTGTGATATAAAGAGAGAGCAAGAGACAAGATGGCGATTACTATATGATATTTATCAGTATTTCCTGCCAGAGAATAACCTCAGTGATACAGTGTTACTCGCTCATCTGCACAGGATGTCTATGGTGCAAGCGATTATGAGCAATGGCATTAAG CTCCTCACCCTGAACTCTGAGCAGATGACTAAAGTCTCCTTCTCTTCCATCCCGGGCCAAGGAGTGATCTACAATGTGATTGTACGGGATCCGCTGCTCAACACCTCTGCGGCCTATGTGCCCGTTCATACGTACGCTTGTAACTTCACCAACGTCATGGACAACTGCTACACGCTGG GGAAAGCCTCAACCAGAGTGTTTTTCACTTTCTGTGCTCTCTTCGGCCTCTTCATCTGCTTCTTTGGGCATCAGTTTCTGAAGACAG AATTCTTTTTCATGGGATTCATCATCGTCGGGTTCTTGATCTTTATCCTCCTCACCAGAGTGACTGTCATGGGATACGACG GCCTCTTGGGAGTAACATCAGCCTCGGGTATCATCGGTGGCCTCCTCTTTGTGGGATTCTGGTGGAGATTTGGCTGTCCTCATGTCTGTCTGCTGCTTGTGGGCCTGGTTCTCGGGTTCCTGACGGCTTCCATTGTCTTCTTTACACCCATTG GGGATTATGGGACTTTTCATGATGACACAGTGTTTTGGCTCACCTTTGCCTGTATTTCATTGGTGGTGCCGGTGGCCTTTCTCGTCTCTGCTAAAACT CTCAATATATTCACCTGCTCAGTGGTTGGCTCCTACACTCTGGTTTTGGCCGTAGACAGTTATGTGTTCACGAGCCTCACCTACATCACCTTAAACATTGTAAAGAGGGCGGTAAACCAAGAATTCAGTAGTGTCTACACCAGTGTTCCCTTCCAGACCAATG ACTTTATCATGATTGCATTATGGGTAGTCCTGTATGTCAGTGGAGTGGCCACCCAGCTGTATCGGGAGCGAGAGAAGACGCCCTTCCCTCCGACCCCGTACTTGTTGTGGATAAGAGACAGAGAGCGAAGGAAAACCAACGTCTTGGACCCCAGTTACCACCTCCCGCCGTTAAGAGAACGAATTCTAATCCGACTGGCGCAGTTTCGAGATTTTTTCCGCAGAGATCAGCCGACGGGTGAACGGTCGCCATTACTTCTATAG